The Geodermatophilaceae bacterium NBWT11 genome has a segment encoding these proteins:
- a CDS encoding bifunctional nuclease family protein — MQELRVVGVRVELPGNQPILLLKETQGERYLPIWIGAVEAAAIAFEQQGVRPARPMTHDLLREVVTALGASLEAVHITEMRDGIYIAELVFGDERTVSARPSDAVALAVRTGAPIYGAEQLLDEVGIEIPDEQEDEVEKFREFLDQISPEDFEAGSGSGPTS; from the coding sequence GTGCAGGAACTGCGAGTCGTCGGCGTCCGGGTCGAACTGCCCGGCAACCAGCCCATCCTCCTGCTGAAGGAGACCCAGGGGGAGCGGTACCTCCCCATCTGGATCGGTGCGGTCGAGGCCGCGGCCATCGCCTTCGAGCAGCAGGGCGTCCGGCCGGCCCGGCCGATGACCCACGACCTGCTCCGCGAGGTGGTCACCGCCCTGGGCGCCAGCCTGGAGGCCGTGCACATCACCGAGATGCGGGACGGGATCTACATCGCCGAGCTGGTGTTCGGGGACGAGCGCACCGTGAGCGCCCGCCCGTCGGACGCCGTCGCCCTCGCGGTCCGCACCGGTGCCCCGATCTACGGCGCCGAGCAGCTGCTCGACGAGGTGGGCATCGAGATCCCGGACGAGCAGGAGGACGAGGTCGAGAAGTTCCGCGAGTTCCTCGACCAGATCAGCCCCGAGGACTTCGAGGCCGGCTCGGGATCGGGCCCCACGTCCTGA
- a CDS encoding MerR family transcriptional regulator — translation MTIGEVLATLRGEFPDVTISKIRYLEAEDLVHPQRTPSGYRKFSSADVARLRYVLASQRDHYLPLRVIKDQLDALDRGEPPVDGTTRVTGRPPVPEAGPGPTEVDEPEPAVDDVVGSEPLEAEAFGAAAGLTPDQLADCVQYGLLTPGADGRHPVADLPVARAAGGLARHGIEARHLRVYRSAAEREAVLLEQVVAPVLRGRTGEARTAAADTLRELAALSAQLHTALLDTRLREVLGPDLGD, via the coding sequence CTGACCATCGGCGAGGTCCTGGCGACCCTGCGTGGGGAGTTCCCCGACGTGACGATCTCCAAGATCCGCTACCTCGAGGCCGAGGACCTGGTCCACCCGCAGCGCACGCCGTCCGGCTATCGGAAGTTCTCCTCCGCCGACGTCGCCCGGTTGCGCTACGTGCTGGCCTCCCAGCGGGACCACTACCTCCCGCTGCGGGTCATCAAGGACCAGCTCGACGCCCTCGACCGCGGCGAGCCCCCGGTCGACGGCACCACCCGGGTCACCGGCCGGCCACCGGTGCCCGAGGCCGGACCCGGGCCGACCGAGGTCGACGAGCCCGAGCCGGCCGTGGACGACGTGGTCGGCAGCGAGCCGCTGGAGGCCGAGGCCTTCGGTGCCGCCGCCGGCCTCACGCCCGACCAGCTGGCCGACTGCGTGCAGTACGGCCTGCTGACCCCCGGGGCCGACGGCCGGCACCCGGTCGCCGACCTGCCGGTCGCCCGGGCCGCCGGTGGGCTGGCCCGGCACGGCATCGAGGCCCGGCACCTGCGGGTGTACCGGTCCGCCGCCGAGCGCGAGGCCGTGCTGCTGGAGCAGGTCGTGGCACCGGTGCTGCGCGGACGCACCGGCGAGGCGCGCACCGCCGCCGCCGACACCCTGCGCGAGCTGGCCGCCCTGTCGGCCCAGCTGCACACGGCGCTGCTGGACACCCGGCTGCGCGAGGTGCTCGGGCCCGACCTCGGCGACTGA
- a CDS encoding MerR family transcriptional regulator, which produces MSDQSSGAQGQLFTDAAVGAPSYDEADSEAFGYRGPTACAAAGITYRQLDYWARTGLLAPSVRTATGSGTQRLYSFRDILVLKVVKRLLDTGVSLQNIRKAVDHLRTRGVKDLANITLLSDGATVYECTSAEEVVDLLAGGQGVFGIAVSGALRELSGELAELPAERLDGGITDADDELSARRRRRATA; this is translated from the coding sequence GTGAGCGATCAGAGCAGCGGCGCACAGGGCCAGCTGTTCACCGACGCAGCAGTCGGCGCCCCCTCCTACGACGAGGCCGACAGCGAAGCCTTCGGGTACCGCGGTCCCACGGCGTGTGCCGCCGCTGGGATCACCTATCGGCAGTTGGACTACTGGGCGAGAACAGGTCTGCTGGCTCCGTCGGTGCGCACCGCCACCGGGTCGGGCACCCAGCGCCTCTACAGCTTCCGCGACATCCTCGTGCTCAAGGTCGTCAAGCGTCTGCTGGACACCGGGGTCTCGCTGCAGAACATCCGCAAGGCCGTCGACCACCTGCGCACCCGCGGGGTCAAGGACCTGGCCAACATCACGCTGCTCTCCGATGGTGCGACCGTCTACGAGTGCACCTCCGCCGAGGAGGTCGTGGACCTGCTCGCCGGTGGCCAGGGCGTCTTCGGGATCGCCGTCTCCGGCGCGCTGCGGGAGCTCTCCGGTGAGCTCGCCGAGCTGCCCGCCGAGCGCCTGGACGGCGGGATCACCGACGCCGACGACGAGCTCTCCGCCCGTCGCCGACGCCGCGCGACAGCCTGA
- the gcvH gene encoding glycine cleavage system protein GcvH has translation MATPDDRRYTDQHEWAQVQGTAGAATVVRIGITDHAQDALGDIVFVQLPDVGEAVTVGNPIGEVESTKSVSDVYAPLAGTVSARNDALADTPETVNSDPYGEGWLIEIEVTGDDGDPTEALLDAVAYQALVEQG, from the coding sequence ATGGCCACGCCCGACGACCGCCGATACACCGACCAGCACGAGTGGGCCCAGGTCCAGGGCACGGCCGGCGCCGCCACCGTCGTCCGCATCGGCATCACCGACCACGCCCAGGACGCCCTCGGGGACATCGTCTTCGTGCAGCTGCCCGACGTGGGGGAGGCCGTGACCGTCGGCAACCCCATCGGCGAGGTCGAGTCCACCAAGAGCGTCTCCGACGTCTACGCGCCGCTGGCAGGCACCGTGAGCGCCCGCAACGACGCGCTGGCCGACACCCCCGAGACGGTCAACTCCGACCCGTACGGCGAGGGCTGGCTGATCGAGATCGAGGTCACCGGCGACGACGGCGACCCCACTGAGGCGCTGCTGGACGCCGTCGCTTACCAGGCACTCGTCGAACAGGGTTGA
- a CDS encoding FHA domain-containing protein — protein MHCTRCGHQNPEGSRFCAQCGSALSPERVGESTSVIPKIGSEDSGEVPEVVESPADAHAGAVESLPAGSALLVVKRGPNAGSRFLLDQEVTTAGRHPDSDIFLDDVTVSRRHVEFHREGGGFTVHDVGSLNGTYVNREPVDVASLAGGDEVQIGKFRLVYLTGPRTGEPASS, from the coding sequence GTGCACTGCACTCGCTGTGGACACCAGAACCCCGAGGGCAGTCGCTTCTGTGCGCAGTGCGGCTCCGCCCTCTCCCCGGAGCGCGTCGGCGAGTCGACCAGCGTGATCCCCAAGATCGGCAGCGAGGACTCCGGCGAGGTGCCCGAGGTCGTCGAGTCCCCGGCCGACGCCCACGCCGGCGCGGTGGAGTCCCTCCCCGCGGGCTCCGCGCTCCTGGTCGTCAAGCGCGGCCCGAACGCCGGCAGCCGGTTCCTCCTCGACCAGGAGGTCACCACCGCCGGTCGGCACCCCGACAGCGACATCTTCCTCGACGACGTGACGGTGAGCCGTCGGCACGTGGAGTTCCACCGCGAGGGCGGCGGCTTCACGGTGCACGACGTCGGCAGCCTGAACGGCACCTACGTCAACCGCGAGCCGGTCGACGTCGCCTCCCTGGCCGGCGGCGACGAGGTGCAGATCGGCAAGTTCCGACTGGTCTACCTGACCGGGCCGCGCACCGGCGAGCCCGCCTCGTCGTGA
- the mdo gene encoding NDMA-dependent methanol dehydrogenase (This methanol dehydrogenase is considered a nicotinoprotein, since its NADP cofactor remains is not dissociable, but instead remains permanently bound. A member of this family has been shown to act as a formaldehyde dismutase (EC 1.2.98.1), able to convert two molecules of formaldehyde (plus one water molecule) into one of methanol and one of formate, with no net change in its redox state. More recently, it was shown in Mycobacterium smegmatis that this enzyme is critical to ethanol utilization, for which the biosynthesis of the cofactor-like electron carrier mycofactocin is also required.), whose amino-acid sequence MQVEELLKPFPIKEFHPFPRAMLGPGAHELIGPEALKLGFKKTLVMTSGLRGTTIVEKISESMKWHGLDVVVYDQVESNPKDYNVMDAVKLYQENDCDSFVSIGGGSSHDACKGARISVAHDGRSVNEFEGFNQSENPKNPPHIAVSTTAGTGSETSWAYVITDTTTDPDNPHKYVAFDDTSVTTLAIDDPVLYYDCPVDYTAQCGFDVLAHASEPYVSRLDFPPSLGNALYAIKLTAENLRQAVWNGQDLKGREGMMHAQYIAAQAFNSGGLGIIHSISHAVSAFYDTHHGLNNAIALPRVWAFNMPTHYKRFAEMGAAMGVDTYGMTDVQAADAALAAAIRLLRDVGITERFTDVTKDSYSKNRLGTGPTAFYENAKVITGDDADVDRITRHVLGDACTPGNPKECTFETVRPVVDHCMNGDLDDLLS is encoded by the coding sequence ATGCAGGTCGAAGAACTGCTCAAGCCGTTCCCGATCAAGGAGTTCCACCCGTTCCCCCGGGCCATGCTCGGCCCGGGCGCGCACGAGCTGATCGGCCCCGAGGCGCTCAAGCTGGGGTTCAAGAAGACCCTGGTCATGACCTCGGGCCTGCGCGGCACGACCATCGTGGAGAAGATCTCCGAGTCGATGAAGTGGCACGGCCTCGACGTCGTCGTCTACGACCAGGTGGAGTCCAACCCCAAGGACTACAACGTCATGGACGCCGTGAAGCTGTACCAGGAGAACGACTGCGACAGCTTCGTCTCCATCGGTGGCGGCTCCTCGCACGACGCCTGCAAGGGCGCCCGCATCTCGGTCGCCCACGACGGCCGCAGCGTCAACGAGTTCGAGGGGTTCAACCAGAGCGAGAACCCCAAGAACCCGCCGCACATCGCCGTCTCCACCACCGCCGGCACCGGCTCGGAGACCTCCTGGGCCTACGTCATCACCGACACCACGACCGACCCGGACAACCCGCACAAGTACGTCGCCTTCGACGACACCTCGGTGACCACGCTGGCCATCGACGACCCGGTCCTCTACTACGACTGCCCGGTCGACTACACCGCGCAGTGCGGCTTCGACGTCCTAGCGCACGCCTCGGAGCCCTACGTCAGCCGGCTGGACTTCCCGCCGTCACTGGGCAACGCCCTCTACGCCATCAAGCTGACCGCGGAGAACCTGCGCCAGGCGGTCTGGAACGGCCAGGACCTCAAGGGCCGCGAGGGCATGATGCACGCCCAGTACATCGCCGCCCAGGCCTTCAACTCCGGTGGGCTCGGGATCATCCACTCGATCAGCCACGCGGTGAGCGCCTTCTACGACACCCACCACGGGCTGAACAACGCGATCGCGCTGCCCCGGGTCTGGGCGTTCAACATGCCCACCCACTACAAGCGCTTCGCCGAGATGGGCGCCGCGATGGGCGTGGACACGTACGGGATGACCGACGTCCAGGCTGCCGACGCCGCCCTGGCCGCGGCGATCAGGCTGCTGCGCGACGTCGGCATCACCGAGAGGTTCACCGACGTCACGAAGGACAGCTACTCCAAGAACCGGCTGGGCACCGGCCCGACCGCGTTCTACGAGAACGCGAAGGTCATCACCGGGGACGACGCCGACGTCGACCGGATCACCCGGCACGTGCTCGGCGACGCCTGCACCCCCGGCAACCCCAAGGAGTGCACGTTCGAGACCGTGCGCCCGGTGGTCGACCACTGCATGAACGGCGACCTGGACGACCTCCTCTCCTGA
- a CDS encoding CDP-alcohol phosphatidyltransferase family protein yields MPNALSALRLLGVPLFLWLLLGPQADGWAVVVLMVSGATDWLDGKLARALGQSSKLGALLDPAADRLYIVATLVAFVIRDVVPFWVVALLVGREVVLAVVLLVLRAYGWPPLQVHYLGKAATFLLLYAFPLLLLADGVGPLAAVVAPVGYALTVWGTALYLLAAVLYVVQAAGLVRQSRAEARVQR; encoded by the coding sequence ATCCCCAACGCGCTGTCGGCGCTGCGGCTGCTCGGCGTCCCGCTGTTCCTGTGGCTCCTGCTGGGCCCGCAGGCCGACGGCTGGGCCGTCGTCGTCCTCATGGTCTCCGGCGCCACCGACTGGTTGGACGGCAAGCTCGCCCGCGCCCTGGGCCAGTCGAGCAAGCTCGGGGCGCTGCTGGACCCCGCGGCCGACCGGCTCTACATCGTGGCCACCCTGGTCGCCTTCGTGATCCGCGACGTCGTGCCGTTCTGGGTGGTCGCGCTGCTGGTGGGCCGCGAGGTGGTGCTGGCCGTCGTCCTGCTGGTGCTGCGCGCGTACGGCTGGCCGCCCCTGCAGGTGCACTACCTGGGCAAGGCCGCCACCTTCCTCCTGCTGTACGCCTTCCCCCTGCTGCTGCTGGCCGACGGGGTGGGGCCGCTCGCCGCGGTGGTGGCGCCGGTCGGGTACGCCCTGACCGTCTGGGGGACGGCGCTCTACCTGCTCGCTGCCGTGCTCTACGTCGTGCAGGCCGCCGGCCTGGTGCGGCAGAGCCGGGCCGAGGCCCGGGTGCAGCGGTGA
- a CDS encoding DUF881 domain-containing protein: MTDRPVDDEALEEPPTGDPLVEDDRSTWQRLREGRRDRLAAALIGVLTLLLGFAFAVQVRSTGTPEALAGAREEDLVSILDDVNAREERLREQISEQRTALEQLTDSDSQGATALAEAQQRATALGILNGTIAAEGPGITLTVLDPDGTVPPSALLNAIQELRGAGAETMQVDDVRIGVSSAVTGTAGDLRIDGQAVQAPYTVVAIGSAQDLATAMGIPGGVSALVRREGGEVRIEQSDEVVVDALRVLDEPQYAEPDDGG; the protein is encoded by the coding sequence ATGACCGACCGACCCGTCGACGACGAGGCCCTCGAGGAGCCCCCGACCGGGGACCCGCTCGTCGAGGACGACCGCTCGACCTGGCAACGGCTGCGCGAGGGACGACGCGACCGGCTCGCCGCGGCGCTCATCGGCGTCCTCACCCTGCTGCTGGGCTTCGCCTTCGCCGTCCAGGTGCGCAGCACCGGCACCCCGGAGGCACTGGCCGGCGCCCGGGAGGAGGACCTGGTCAGCATCCTGGACGACGTCAACGCCCGCGAGGAACGGCTGCGCGAGCAGATCTCCGAGCAGCGCACCGCTCTGGAGCAGCTCACCGACTCCGACAGCCAGGGCGCCACGGCGCTGGCCGAGGCGCAGCAGCGGGCCACCGCGCTGGGCATCCTGAACGGCACCATCGCCGCCGAGGGCCCCGGGATCACCCTCACCGTGCTCGACCCCGACGGCACCGTCCCCCCGTCGGCGCTGCTCAACGCCATCCAGGAACTGCGCGGCGCCGGAGCCGAGACCATGCAGGTCGACGACGTGCGCATCGGGGTCAGCAGCGCCGTCACCGGCACCGCCGGCGACCTGCGCATCGACGGGCAGGCGGTCCAGGCGCCCTACACCGTCGTCGCCATCGGGTCGGCCCAGGACCTCGCCACCGCGATGGGCATCCCCGGCGGGGTGAGCGCCCTGGTGCGCCGCGAGGGCGGAGAGGTGAGGATCGAGCAGTCCGACGAGGTCGTGGTCGACGCCCTCCGGGTGCTCGACGAGCCCCAGTACGCCGAGCCCGACGACGGCGGCTGA
- a CDS encoding DUF881 domain-containing protein, which translates to MPRSLGASLLDQVLAETVDPAYAQAAQAKQARRKAALAAHASRVRVAEAQGEPVPARPREPGRRRGQVLVAVTMVLAGLLAALTYTEASTGAEGREQIRERLVADIDTESQATDDLVEQLGALQTSVAAARDETLAASTVGQLALEELQVAETGAAALPVRGPGLVVTLGNPLPSADDDPVGGTATTDPVAQVLDRDLQQLVNALWAAGAEAVSINGQRLGPTTAIRQAGGAILVDFRPVTSPYEVSAIGDPDQLNNGFLSSPEAAALAQLEVTYDLVFTFNRSDDLELPAASSAELRAATPLDPADPPPTSDDGD; encoded by the coding sequence ATCCCGCGGTCGCTGGGCGCCTCGCTGCTGGACCAGGTGCTCGCCGAGACCGTCGACCCGGCCTACGCCCAGGCCGCCCAGGCGAAGCAGGCGCGCCGGAAGGCGGCGCTGGCCGCGCACGCCAGCCGGGTCCGGGTCGCCGAGGCGCAGGGCGAGCCGGTGCCGGCCCGGCCCCGGGAACCAGGACGCCGCCGCGGACAGGTGCTGGTGGCGGTGACCATGGTGCTGGCCGGTCTGCTCGCCGCGCTCACGTACACCGAGGCCTCCACCGGCGCCGAGGGCCGCGAGCAGATCCGAGAACGGCTCGTCGCCGACATCGACACCGAGTCCCAGGCCACCGACGACCTGGTCGAGCAGCTGGGCGCCCTGCAGACCAGTGTCGCCGCGGCCCGGGACGAGACCCTGGCCGCCTCCACGGTGGGCCAGCTCGCGCTCGAGGAGCTCCAGGTCGCCGAGACCGGCGCCGCGGCGCTCCCGGTGCGCGGCCCCGGTCTGGTGGTCACCCTCGGCAACCCGCTGCCCTCGGCCGACGACGACCCGGTCGGCGGCACCGCCACCACCGACCCGGTCGCCCAGGTGCTCGACCGGGACCTGCAGCAGCTGGTGAACGCCCTGTGGGCGGCCGGTGCCGAGGCGGTCTCGATCAACGGCCAGCGGCTGGGCCCGACCACCGCGATCCGGCAGGCCGGTGGGGCGATCCTGGTCGACTTCCGCCCGGTCACCAGCCCCTACGAGGTCTCCGCGATCGGCGACCCCGACCAGCTCAACAACGGGTTCCTCTCCTCCCCGGAGGCGGCCGCCCTGGCCCAGCTCGAGGTCACCTACGACCTGGTCTTCACGTTCAACCGCTCCGACGACCTCGAGCTGCCCGCCGCCAGCAGCGCCGAGCTGCGCGCCGCCACCCCGCTCGACCCCGCCGACCCGCCCCCGACCAGCGACGACGGAGACTGA
- a CDS encoding DUF1290 domain-containing protein, with product MIPILGLAVGVVLGLLLDPSVPVWLQPYLPIAVVAALDAVFGGIRARFDGIFDAKVFVVSFVSNVVVAALIVFLGDQLGVGAQLSTAVVVVLGIRIFGNAAAIRRHLFRA from the coding sequence GTGATCCCGATCCTCGGCCTCGCGGTCGGCGTGGTGCTCGGCCTGCTGCTGGACCCCAGCGTCCCGGTGTGGCTGCAGCCCTACCTGCCGATCGCCGTCGTCGCCGCGCTGGACGCGGTGTTCGGTGGCATCCGGGCCCGTTTCGACGGCATCTTCGACGCCAAGGTGTTCGTGGTGTCCTTCGTGTCCAACGTCGTGGTCGCCGCGCTCATCGTCTTCCTCGGCGACCAGCTCGGGGTCGGCGCCCAGCTGTCCACGGCCGTCGTCGTCGTCCTGGGCATCCGGATCTTCGGCAACGCGGCCGCCATCCGCCGGCACCTGTTCCGGGCGTGA
- the bla gene encoding class A beta-lactamase: protein MSRLRPLVLAAGVLLAAGCGGTGPAPDPTASASTSSTAPSAPAPAALAGVADLEVAHGARVGAWVLDTGTGQVLEHRADERFAHASVLKLLLVGLVLDRVTDAELDAVVPIEADDVLEYAPVTSEHVGTGLPLREVMEAAIVVSDNTAANLLIERLGGPAAVQAAVGELGNEVTDVDRTEPDLNEATPGDPRDTSTPAALGASIEQLVLGDVLPADRRALLGQWLRDNTTGDAAIRAGVPAGWAVGDKTGSGGYGTRNDAGVVWPADGGAPLVVVLLTDRGTAGATSDDGLLADVTRLVVAQSGR, encoded by the coding sequence GTGAGCCGGCTGCGACCGCTCGTCCTCGCCGCCGGGGTCCTGCTCGCGGCCGGGTGCGGCGGTACCGGTCCGGCACCGGACCCGACCGCCTCGGCCTCGACCTCCTCGACGGCTCCGTCGGCCCCGGCGCCGGCCGCGCTCGCCGGCGTGGCCGACCTGGAGGTGGCCCACGGCGCCCGGGTCGGCGCGTGGGTGCTGGACACCGGCACCGGGCAGGTGCTCGAGCACCGCGCCGACGAGCGGTTCGCGCACGCCTCGGTGCTCAAGCTGCTGCTCGTGGGGCTGGTGCTCGACCGGGTCACCGACGCCGAGCTGGACGCCGTCGTCCCGATCGAGGCCGACGACGTCCTGGAGTACGCGCCGGTGACCTCTGAGCACGTGGGCACCGGTCTGCCGCTCCGGGAGGTCATGGAGGCCGCCATCGTGGTCAGTGACAACACCGCCGCCAACCTGCTGATCGAGCGGCTCGGCGGCCCGGCCGCGGTGCAGGCCGCCGTCGGGGAGCTGGGCAACGAGGTCACGGACGTCGACCGCACCGAACCCGACCTCAACGAGGCCACCCCGGGCGACCCGCGGGACACCAGCACCCCGGCGGCCCTGGGTGCCTCGATCGAGCAGCTGGTGCTCGGTGACGTGCTCCCCGCCGACCGCCGGGCCCTCCTCGGGCAGTGGCTGCGGGACAACACCACCGGCGACGCGGCGATCCGGGCCGGGGTGCCGGCCGGCTGGGCGGTGGGGGACAAGACGGGCAGCGGCGGGTACGGCACGCGCAACGACGCCGGGGTCGTCTGGCCCGCCGACGGAGGAGCACCGCTGGTCGTCGTCCTGCTCACCGACCGGGGCACGGCCGGGGCCACCTCCGACGACGGTCTGCTGGCCGACGTCACGCGCCTGGTGGTGGCGCAGTCGGGGAGGTGA